In a genomic window of Streptococcus oralis subsp. tigurinus:
- a CDS encoding ASCH domain-containing protein, which produces MTPQEMWNKYKQINPLIGDEIDAWTFGVEADLLADLVLKGEKTATASAYDLYAVDNELLPQEGTFDVILDSQDRAVCIIEITKVSVQPFHQVSADHAFKEGEGDKSLAYWRQVHEDCFVEWLREAGLTFTPDSKVVLEEFRKVYPQ; this is translated from the coding sequence ATGACACCGCAAGAAATGTGGAATAAATACAAACAAATCAATCCCTTGATCGGAGATGAAATCGATGCCTGGACTTTTGGAGTGGAAGCCGATCTCTTGGCAGATTTGGTTTTAAAAGGTGAAAAGACGGCAACTGCATCAGCCTATGATCTTTATGCAGTTGATAACGAACTCCTGCCACAAGAAGGGACCTTTGATGTCATTTTAGATAGTCAAGATCGGGCTGTCTGTATTATCGAAATTACAAAGGTTTCCGTTCAGCCTTTTCATCAAGTGTCAGCTGACCATGCCTTCAAGGAAGGGGAAGGTGACAAATCTTTAGCCTATTGGCGTCAGGTTCATGAGGACTGTTTCGTCGAGTGGCTGAGAGAAGCAGGTCTGACTTTTACACCTGATAGTAAGGTTGTATTAGAAGAATTTCGCAAGGTCTACCCTCAGTAG
- a CDS encoding M1 family metallopeptidase, whose translation MQAVEHFISKFVPEHYDLFLDLSRETKTFSGKVTITGQAQSDRISLHQKDLGIASVEVVGQARPFTVDHENEALHIELTEAGQVELVIAFSGKITDNMTGIYPSYYTVDGVKKEVLSTQFESHFAREAFPCVDEPEAKATFDLSLRFDQAEGEVALSNMPEIDVENRKETGIWKFETTPRMSSYLLAFVAGDLQGVTAKTKNGTLVGVYSTKAHPLSNLDFSLDIAVRSIEFYEDYYGVKYPIPQSLHIALPDFSAGAMENWGLVTYREVYLIVDENSTFASRQQVALVVAHELAHQWFGNLVTMKWWDDLWLNESFANMMEYVCVDAIEPTWNIFEDFQTGGVPAALKRDATDGVQSVHVEVKHPDEINTLFDGAIVYAKGSRLMHMLRRWLGDADFAKGLHAYFEKHQYGNTIGRDLWNALGQASGRDVAAFMDSWLEQPGYPVLTVKVENDVLKISQKQFFIGEHEDKNRLWVVPLNSNWKGLPDTLETESIEIPGYAALLTENDGALRLNTENTAHYITDYQGDLLEAVLAELETLDNTSKLQIVQERRLLAEAGHISYADLLPVLDKLAKEESYLVVSAVSQVISALERFIDEGTETEKAFNRLVAKLARHNYARLGFEAKDGESDEDELVRQLAVSMMIRSNDAEASQVASQIFAAHKENLAGLPAAIRAQVLINEMKHHETKDLVATYLDLYTHATDAVFKRQLAGALAYSTDADNIQTLIGSWKDKFVVKPQDLSAWYYQFLDHQTTQETVWVWARENWDWIKAALGGDMSFDSFVILPAHVFKTEQRLAEYKEFFEPQLSDLALSRNIRMGIKDIAARVDLIKREKAAVETVVAQYAKA comes from the coding sequence ATGCAAGCAGTTGAACATTTTATTAGCAAATTTGTTCCTGAACATTATGATTTATTTTTAGACTTGAGTCGTGAGACCAAGACGTTTTCTGGTAAGGTGACCATCACTGGTCAAGCGCAGAGCGACCGTATTTCCCTTCACCAAAAAGACTTGGGAATCGCTTCTGTAGAAGTTGTGGGTCAAGCGCGTCCATTTACTGTTGACCATGAAAATGAAGCCCTTCATATCGAACTGACTGAGGCAGGTCAAGTTGAATTAGTCATTGCTTTTTCAGGAAAAATTACAGACAACATGACAGGGATTTACCCTTCTTATTACACTGTTGATGGAGTGAAGAAGGAAGTCTTGTCTACTCAGTTCGAGAGCCACTTTGCGCGCGAAGCCTTCCCATGTGTGGATGAGCCAGAAGCTAAAGCAACTTTTGACCTTTCTCTACGTTTTGACCAAGCGGAAGGTGAAGTGGCCTTGTCGAACATGCCAGAAATCGATGTGGAAAACCGTAAGGAAACAGGTATCTGGAAGTTTGAGACAACACCTCGCATGTCATCTTATTTGTTGGCTTTTGTCGCTGGTGATTTGCAAGGGGTAACCGCTAAAACGAAGAATGGTACTCTCGTAGGTGTCTACTCAACCAAAGCTCATCCACTTTCTAACCTTGATTTCTCTTTGGACATCGCAGTTCGCTCAATCGAGTTCTACGAAGATTACTACGGAGTTAAATATCCAATTCCTCAATCTCTCCACATCGCCCTTCCTGACTTCTCAGCAGGTGCTATGGAAAACTGGGGTCTTGTCACTTACCGTGAAGTTTACTTGATTGTCGATGAGAACTCAACCTTTGCCAGCCGTCAACAAGTTGCCCTAGTTGTAGCACATGAGTTGGCTCACCAATGGTTTGGTAACCTCGTGACTATGAAATGGTGGGATGACCTCTGGCTCAATGAAAGCTTTGCTAACATGATGGAATATGTCTGTGTCGATGCCATTGAGCCAACTTGGAATATCTTTGAAGACTTCCAAACAGGTGGTGTTCCAGCGGCACTTAAACGCGATGCGACTGATGGCGTTCAGTCTGTTCACGTTGAAGTCAAACACCCGGATGAAATCAATACTCTCTTTGACGGAGCTATCGTCTATGCCAAAGGAAGCCGTCTCATGCACATGCTTCGTCGTTGGCTCGGCGATGCTGATTTTGCTAAAGGTTTGCATGCCTACTTTGAAAAGCACCAATATGGAAATACCATTGGTCGTGACCTATGGAATGCCCTTGGTCAAGCTTCAGGTCGTGATGTTGCAGCTTTCATGGATTCTTGGTTGGAACAGCCTGGTTACCCAGTTCTCACTGTCAAAGTTGAAAATGATGTCTTGAAGATTTCGCAAAAACAATTCTTTATCGGTGAGCACGAAGATAAGAACCGTCTCTGGGTGGTGCCACTCAACAGCAACTGGAAAGGCCTGCCAGATACACTCGAAACTGAAAGTATCGAAATCCCTGGCTACGCAGCTCTTCTTACTGAAAATGACGGAGCTCTTCGTCTCAACACTGAAAATACTGCCCACTACATTACAGACTATCAAGGAGACTTGTTAGAAGCTGTTCTTGCTGAGCTAGAGACACTAGATAACACAAGCAAACTGCAAATCGTCCAAGAACGTCGTTTACTTGCTGAAGCAGGACACATTTCTTATGCAGACTTGCTTCCAGTCCTTGATAAACTTGCTAAGGAAGAGTCTTATCTGGTGGTTTCAGCTGTTTCTCAAGTGATTTCTGCCCTTGAGCGCTTTATTGATGAAGGAACAGAAACTGAGAAAGCCTTTAACCGTCTGGTTGCTAAATTGGCTCGTCATAACTATGCCCGTCTTGGTTTTGAAGCCAAAGATGGTGAATCGGATGAAGACGAATTGGTTCGTCAGTTGGCTGTTTCTATGATGATTCGCTCAAATGATGCAGAAGCTAGTCAAGTCGCTAGTCAAATCTTTGCAGCTCACAAGGAAAATCTTGCAGGACTTCCAGCAGCAATTCGTGCTCAAGTGCTCATCAATGAAATGAAACACCATGAGACTAAGGACTTGGTCGCAACTTATCTGGACCTCTACACTCATGCGACGGATGCGGTCTTCAAACGCCAGTTGGCAGGAGCTCTTGCATACAGTACAGATGCGGACAATATCCAAACCTTGATCGGCTCATGGAAAGATAAATTTGTGGTGAAACCACAAGACTTGTCTGCTTGGTATTACCAGTTCCTAGATCATCAAACAACTCAAGAAACTGTTTGGGTATGGGCGCGTGAAAACTGGGATTGGATCAAGGCAGCTCTTGGTGGGGACATGAGCTTTGATAGCTTTGTTATCCTACCTGCCCATGTATTTAAGACAGAGCAACGCTTGGCAGAGTACAAGGAATTCTTTGAACCACAACTCTCTGACCTTGCTCTTAGCCGAAACATCCGTATGGGAATCAAGGATATCGCAGCGCGTGTTGACTTGATTAAGCGTGAGAAAGCAGCAGTCGAAACTGTTGTAGCCCAATATGCCAAAGCTTAA
- a CDS encoding peptidase U32 family protein encodes MEKIIITATAESIEQVEQLLEAGVDRIYVGEKDFGLRLPTTFSYEDLRTIAKLVHEAGKELIVAVNALMHQDMMDRIKPFLDFLEEIKTDYITVGDAGVFYVVNRDDYSFKTIYDASTMVTSSRQINFWSQKAGASEAVLAREIPSAELFKMPEILEIPAEVLVYGASVIHHSKRPLLQNYYNFTHIDDEKTRKRDLFLAEPSDPESHYSIFEDNHGTHIFANNDLDLMTKLTELVEHGFTHWKLEGLYTPGQNFVEIAKLFIQARSLIQEGKFSHDQAFLLDEEVRKLHPKNRFLDTGFYDYDPDMVK; translated from the coding sequence ATGGAAAAGATTATCATTACAGCAACTGCTGAAAGTATTGAACAAGTTGAACAACTACTTGAAGCTGGCGTAGACCGTATCTATGTCGGTGAGAAAGATTTTGGTCTTCGTCTGCCAACAACCTTTAGTTATGAAGACTTACGCACCATCGCTAAGCTCGTTCATGAAGCAGGCAAAGAATTGATTGTTGCGGTTAATGCCCTCATGCACCAAGATATGATGGACCGTATCAAGCCCTTCCTAGACTTCTTGGAAGAAATCAAGACAGATTACATCACAGTAGGAGATGCGGGTGTCTTTTACGTGGTCAACCGTGATGACTATTCCTTTAAGACCATCTACGATGCTTCAACCATGGTGACAAGTAGCCGTCAGATTAACTTCTGGAGTCAAAAGGCTGGCGCATCTGAGGCTGTCTTGGCACGTGAAATTCCATCTGCTGAGCTCTTCAAGATGCCAGAGATTTTGGAAATTCCTGCTGAAGTGTTGGTTTATGGAGCTAGTGTCATTCACCATTCTAAGCGTCCGCTCTTGCAAAACTACTATAACTTTACGCATATCGATGATGAAAAGACGCGTAAACGTGACCTCTTCTTGGCAGAACCAAGTGACCCAGAGAGTCATTACTCTATATTTGAAGACAATCATGGTACCCATATCTTTGCCAACAATGACCTTGATTTGATGACCAAATTGACAGAATTGGTGGAGCATGGTTTTACCCATTGGAAGTTAGAAGGACTCTATACTCCAGGTCAGAACTTTGTTGAGATTGCTAAACTCTTTATCCAAGCTCGCAGTTTGATCCAAGAGGGCAAATTCAGCCATGATCAAGCCTTCTTGCTAGACGAAGAAGTGCGCAAGCTCCATCCAAAAAATCGTTTCCTTGATACAGGATTTTATGACTACGATCCTGATATGGTTAAATAG
- the rpiA gene encoding ribose-5-phosphate isomerase RpiA has translation MENLKKMAGIKAAEFVNDGMVVGLGTGSTAYYFVEEIGRRTKEEGLQITAVTTSSVTSKQAEGLNIPLKSIDQVDFVDLTVDGADEVDSQFNGIKGGGGALLMEKVVATPSKEYIWVVDESKLVDKLGAFKLPVEVVRYGAEQVFRRFERAGYKPSFREKDGQRFVTDMQNFIIDLALDVIEDPIAFGQELDHVVGVVEHGLFNQMVDKVIVAGREGVQVLTSTKAN, from the coding sequence GTGGAAAATCTGAAAAAAATGGCAGGAATCAAGGCTGCTGAGTTTGTCAACGATGGTATGGTTGTCGGACTGGGGACTGGATCAACTGCCTACTATTTCGTAGAAGAGATAGGTCGTCGGACTAAGGAAGAAGGATTACAGATTACAGCTGTAACGACTTCTAGTGTGACCAGTAAACAGGCAGAAGGACTCAATATTCCGCTCAAGTCTATTGACCAAGTAGACTTTGTCGATCTGACAGTCGATGGAGCAGATGAAGTGGATAGCCAGTTTAATGGAATCAAAGGTGGTGGGGGTGCCCTTCTCATGGAGAAGGTTGTAGCGACACCATCAAAAGAATACATTTGGGTGGTGGATGAAAGCAAACTGGTAGACAAACTAGGTGCTTTTAAATTGCCTGTGGAAGTGGTTCGGTATGGCGCAGAACAAGTTTTTCGTCGTTTTGAGCGAGCTGGCTACAAACCAAGTTTTCGTGAAAAAGACGGTCAGCGTTTTGTAACCGATATGCAGAATTTTATCATTGACCTAGCCTTGGATGTCATTGAAGATCCAATTGCCTTTGGGCAAGAATTGGACCATGTCGTTGGTGTTGTAGAGCACGGTTTATTCAATCAAATGGTGGATAAGGTCATCGTAGCTGGACGAGAAGGAGTTCAGGTTTTAACTTCAACAAAAGCAAACTAA
- a CDS encoding phosphopentomutase: MSKFNRIHLVVLDSVGIGAAPDANNFVNAGVPDGASDTLGHISKTVGLNVPNMAKIGLGNIPRETPLKTVPAESNPTGYATKLEEVSLGKDTMTGHWEIMGLNITEPFDTFWNGFPEEILTKIEEFSGRKVIREANKPYSGTAVIDDFGPRQMETGELIIYTSADPVLQIAAHEDIIPLDELYRICEYARSITLERPALLGRIIARPYVGEPGNFTRTANRRDLAVSPFAPTVLDKLNEAGIDTYAVGKINDIFNGAGINHDMGHNKSNSHGIDTLLKTMGLAEFEKGFSFTNLVDFDALYGHRRNAHGYRDCLHEFDERLPEIIAAMRENDLLLITADHGNDPTYAGTDHTREYIPLLAYSPAFKGNGVIPVGHFADISATVADNFGVETAMIGESFLDKLV; encoded by the coding sequence ATGTCAAAATTTAATCGTATTCACTTGGTGGTATTGGATTCTGTAGGAATCGGTGCAGCACCAGATGCTAATAACTTTGTCAATGCAGGGGTTCCAGATGGAGCTTCTGACACACTGGGGCACATTTCAAAAACAGTTGGTTTGAATGTGCCAAATATGGCCAAAATCGGTCTAGGAAATATTCCACGTGAAACTCCTCTTAAGACTGTACCAGCTGAAAGCAATCCAACAGGGTATGCAACAAAATTGGAAGAAGTATCCCTTGGTAAGGATACTATGACTGGACACTGGGAAATCATGGGACTTAACATTACGGAACCTTTCGATACTTTCTGGAACGGATTCCCAGAAGAAATTTTGACGAAAATCGAAGAATTCTCAGGACGCAAGGTCATTCGTGAAGCCAACAAACCGTACTCAGGAACAGCTGTTATCGATGACTTTGGACCACGTCAAATGGAAACTGGGGAGTTGATTATCTATACTTCAGCTGACCCAGTCTTGCAAATTGCTGCCCACGAAGACATCATTCCTTTGGATGAATTGTACCGTATCTGTGAATACGCTCGTTCGATCACCCTTGAGCGCCCAGCCCTTCTAGGCCGCATCATTGCCCGTCCTTATGTAGGTGAGCCAGGTAACTTCACTCGTACTGCAAATCGTCGTGACTTGGCAGTTTCACCATTTGCTCCAACTGTTCTCGATAAACTCAATGAAGCAGGTATCGATACTTATGCTGTTGGTAAAATCAACGATATCTTTAATGGGGCAGGAATCAATCATGACATGGGACACAACAAGTCAAATAGCCATGGAATTGATACACTATTGAAGACTATGGGGCTTGCTGAGTTTGAAAAAGGATTCTCCTTCACAAACTTGGTTGACTTTGATGCCCTTTACGGCCACCGTCGCAATGCTCATGGTTACCGTGATTGCTTGCATGAGTTCGATGAACGCTTGCCTGAAATTATCGCAGCCATGAGAGAGAATGACCTTCTCTTGATTACTGCGGACCATGGAAATGACCCAACCTATGCTGGAACTGACCACACTCGTGAATATATCCCACTTTTGGCTTACAGTCCTGCCTTTAAAGGAAATGGTGTCATTCCAGTTGGACATTTCGCAGATATCTCAGCGACTGTTGCCGATAACTTTGGTGTGGAAACTGCTATGATTGGGGAAAGTTTCTTAGATAAATTGGTATAA
- a CDS encoding ABC transporter permease: MYLAIKELLRNKLRYSLILTTIFLIAFMVFFMTSLALGLVRNNRAAIDNWQATGVVLSDYANDNLTASFIPEKDYKEKSSKEAAPLGYMFAVTNLVDDSEKVNVSIFAQEWDSFISPSLIEGRYPEGNDEVVVDQSFENYGIRLGDAIQLNGSETSYKIVGLTQGNKFFTEPVVFTSLTTYWTLQGTLKANRSVSALVLKNDIEVAGDRLKQISIPKMISKIPGYTPQVNVFSGMILAMIVITGLIVGIFVYIITIQKLGLYGIMRAQGIQIKIIVWSLFCQIFLLSGMGIALALLAIGGVILVLPATFFFYPSWIAYSVLSLVISLMALLGGVISLPRLLKVDPITAIAE, encoded by the coding sequence ATGTATCTTGCTATCAAAGAATTATTACGAAACAAACTTCGATATAGTTTGATTCTCACTACCATTTTTCTTATCGCTTTTATGGTCTTTTTTATGACCAGTTTAGCTCTTGGTCTTGTACGTAACAACCGAGCCGCTATTGATAACTGGCAAGCGACGGGTGTGGTTTTATCTGACTACGCAAATGATAATTTGACGGCATCTTTTATTCCTGAAAAGGACTACAAGGAGAAGAGTTCTAAAGAGGCTGCTCCCCTGGGCTATATGTTCGCTGTGACTAATCTAGTCGATGATAGTGAAAAGGTCAATGTTTCCATCTTTGCTCAAGAGTGGGACTCTTTTATCTCTCCGAGTCTGATTGAGGGCCGTTATCCTGAAGGGAATGATGAGGTTGTCGTGGATCAGTCCTTTGAGAATTATGGGATTAGGCTAGGTGATGCCATTCAGCTCAATGGAAGTGAGACAAGTTACAAGATTGTAGGCTTGACTCAAGGAAATAAATTTTTCACCGAGCCTGTTGTCTTTACGAGTCTGACAACTTATTGGACCTTACAAGGAACCTTGAAAGCCAATCGTTCCGTCTCTGCCTTGGTATTGAAAAATGATATAGAAGTGGCTGGAGACAGACTGAAACAGATTTCCATTCCAAAAATGATTTCGAAAATTCCTGGTTACACACCTCAGGTGAATGTATTTTCAGGAATGATTCTTGCTATGATTGTTATCACAGGCTTGATTGTGGGGATTTTTGTTTATATCATTACCATCCAAAAACTTGGACTTTATGGAATAATGCGAGCTCAAGGAATACAGATCAAAATCATTGTATGGTCCCTTTTCTGTCAAATCTTCCTTTTGTCTGGTATGGGAATTGCTCTAGCCTTGCTAGCTATCGGAGGAGTGATTTTAGTCTTACCAGCTACCTTCTTTTTCTATCCAAGTTGGATAGCTTACTCCGTCCTAAGCTTGGTAATTTCCTTGATGGCCCTTCTAGGTGGTGTCATTTCACTTCCACGCTTGCTAAAGGTGGACCCGATTACTGCGATTGCAGAGTGA
- a CDS encoding ABC transporter ATP-binding protein, producing the protein MTALIEMTQVTKTYGEGKMKVVALHETNFQLNAGEFVAIVGPSGSGKTTFLTTLGQLQEASSGKILVKGKETGSLTEKEKTDLRFREFGFILQASNLIPFLTVKEQLDLIDKLDKGKNSKSDRKELFDLLDLEKVQNHYPKALSGGERQRAAIARALYNNPSIVLADEPTASLDTERAYQVTEMLAAIAHEQGRGVVMITHDTRLLDKVDRIYVMNDGHLVEETHA; encoded by the coding sequence ATGACAGCATTGATTGAAATGACTCAAGTTACAAAAACCTACGGGGAAGGAAAGATGAAAGTTGTAGCCCTGCATGAGACGAATTTTCAGCTAAATGCGGGAGAGTTCGTAGCTATTGTTGGGCCTTCAGGTTCTGGAAAGACGACCTTTCTAACAACTCTAGGACAACTACAGGAAGCTTCGAGTGGAAAGATTCTGGTCAAAGGGAAGGAAACAGGCAGTTTGACGGAGAAAGAAAAAACAGATCTCCGTTTTAGAGAGTTTGGTTTCATTCTCCAGGCTTCAAACTTAATTCCTTTTCTAACGGTCAAGGAACAGCTGGATTTGATTGACAAACTGGATAAGGGAAAAAATAGCAAAAGTGACCGAAAAGAGCTCTTTGACTTGTTGGATTTGGAAAAAGTTCAAAATCATTATCCCAAAGCTCTATCGGGTGGCGAACGTCAACGTGCCGCGATTGCTAGAGCGCTCTATAACAATCCAAGCATTGTGCTTGCAGATGAGCCGACAGCCAGTCTAGACACCGAGCGTGCTTACCAAGTAACGGAGATGCTGGCTGCTATTGCCCATGAACAAGGTAGAGGAGTTGTTATGATTACGCATGATACTCGTCTTCTTGATAAGGTTGATCGTATCTATGTTATGAATGATGGCCACCTAGTTGAAGAAACACATGCATAA
- a CDS encoding DUF1697 domain-containing protein, producing the protein MTRYALLVRGINVGGKNKVVMAQLRQELTELGLENVETYINSGNVFFTSTDSKSQLVEKLEAFFEAHYPFIQSFSLLSQEDYEAELENLPDWWTKDLARKDVLFYTEGLDVAQVIEKVDSLVLEDEVVHFGKLGIFWGKFSEESYSKTAYHKYLLKMPFYRNITIRNAKTFDKIGQMLKNNKGDTE; encoded by the coding sequence ATGACGCGGTATGCTTTACTGGTACGAGGCATTAATGTCGGTGGGAAAAATAAGGTTGTCATGGCGCAACTTCGTCAAGAACTGACAGAGTTGGGGCTGGAAAATGTTGAAACCTACATCAACAGTGGCAATGTTTTCTTTACTTCGACAGACTCAAAATCTCAATTGGTTGAAAAGTTAGAGGCTTTCTTTGAAGCCCATTATCCATTTATTCAGAGTTTTTCTTTGCTGAGTCAGGAAGATTATGAAGCAGAGCTGGAGAATCTGCCAGATTGGTGGACCAAAGACCTGGCTAGAAAAGATGTGCTCTTCTACACAGAGGGCTTGGATGTGGCTCAAGTCATTGAGAAAGTGGATAGCTTGGTACTGGAAGATGAAGTCGTTCATTTTGGAAAACTTGGTATTTTCTGGGGAAAATTCTCTGAAGAATCCTACTCTAAGACTGCTTATCACAAGTACTTGCTCAAGATGCCTTTCTATCGCAACATCACCATTCGCAACGC
- a CDS encoding DUF3270 domain-containing protein, with translation MPARKLEAYEFEQTPESNQAPLYQDYTPEAPVGPNLKEILFFVNIACFCIFMVLFSFIFLALKLNTALSFIAAMGASLTLLQLQRKIIKRKISK, from the coding sequence ATGCCCGCAAGAAAATTAGAAGCCTATGAGTTTGAACAAACTCCCGAATCGAATCAAGCTCCGCTTTATCAAGATTATACACCAGAAGCCCCAGTCGGCCCTAACCTAAAAGAGATTTTATTTTTTGTAAATATTGCTTGTTTTTGTATTTTTATGGTACTTTTTAGCTTTATCTTTTTAGCTTTAAAATTAAATACAGCTTTATCATTTATTGCTGCTATGGGGGCAAGCTTGACACTCCTCCAACTCCAACGAAAGATTATTAAACGAAAAATTTCAAAATAA
- a CDS encoding sensor histidine kinase, whose product MFNKLKKTWYADDFSYFIRNFGVFTLIFSAMTLIILQVMHSSLYTSVDEKLQALSSSPQAVIQLALNRATEEVKDIQPATADASKAEIKTNVSSNTEVLLFDKDFNQLLLGNRFLGLDKIKLDKKELNHIRQIQVVNSYGQEETYRMVLMETNSSTVSSNVKYAAVLINTSQLEQISQNHEHLIVVVMASFWLLSLIASVYLARVSVKPLLESMQKQKSFVENASHELRTPLAVLQNRLETLFRKPEATIMESSESIASSLEEVRNMRFLTTNLLNLARRDDGIKPEIAEVSPQFFKTTFANYELIASENDRVFNYENRIYRPFMTDQLLLKQLMTILFDNAIKYTEEDGKIEFVVHATDRHLYLSVTDNGIGISAADKKKIFDRFYRVDKARTRQKGGFGLGLSLAKQIVDALRGTITVKDNKPRGTIFEVKIAIQSPPKRKNK is encoded by the coding sequence ATGTTCAATAAACTAAAAAAAACATGGTATGCGGATGATTTCAGCTATTTCATTCGAAACTTCGGAGTGTTCACCCTGATTTTCTCTGCTATGACCTTGATTATCCTTCAGGTCATGCACTCGAGTCTCTACACCTCTGTAGATGAAAAACTACAAGCCCTTAGTAGTAGTCCTCAAGCGGTTATCCAGTTAGCCCTGAATCGGGCCACCGAAGAGGTCAAGGATATTCAACCCGCAACAGCGGATGCCAGCAAGGCTGAAATCAAGACCAATGTTAGCTCTAATACAGAAGTTTTGCTTTTTGATAAGGATTTTAACCAACTCTTACTGGGCAATCGCTTTTTAGGCTTGGACAAGATCAAGCTGGACAAGAAAGAGTTGAATCACATTCGCCAAATCCAAGTTGTCAATAGCTATGGTCAGGAAGAAACCTACCGAATGGTCTTGATGGAAACCAATTCATCCACTGTTTCAAGTAATGTCAAATATGCGGCGGTTTTAATCAATACCAGCCAGCTTGAGCAAATCAGCCAAAACCACGAGCATTTAATTGTTGTAGTTATGGCTAGTTTCTGGCTCCTGTCTTTAATTGCCAGTGTTTACCTGGCACGTGTCAGTGTCAAACCTCTGCTGGAAAGTATGCAAAAGCAGAAGTCCTTTGTTGAAAATGCGAGTCACGAACTGAGAACGCCTTTGGCCGTTTTACAAAATCGTTTAGAGACTCTCTTTCGAAAACCAGAGGCAACGATTATGGAATCCAGCGAAAGCATTGCTTCTAGTCTTGAAGAAGTTCGCAATATGCGCTTCCTCACGACCAATCTTCTCAACCTTGCACGTCGAGATGATGGAATCAAACCAGAAATAGCAGAAGTTTCTCCACAATTCTTTAAAACAACCTTTGCCAACTATGAGTTGATTGCTTCTGAAAATGATCGTGTTTTCAACTATGAAAATCGAATTTATCGTCCATTCATGACCGATCAGTTGCTCCTAAAACAGCTCATGACCATCTTGTTTGATAATGCCATCAAGTATACCGAAGAAGATGGAAAGATTGAGTTTGTGGTCCATGCTACGGATCGCCACCTCTATCTATCCGTAACGGATAATGGAATTGGGATCTCAGCTGCCGATAAGAAGAAAATCTTTGACCGTTTTTACCGTGTAGACAAGGCGAGAACCCGTCAGAAAGGTGGGTTTGGTCTGGGACTATCTTTGGCCAAGCAGATCGTAGATGCCTTACGAGGAACGATTACCGTTAAAGATAACAAGCCTAGAGGAACAATTTTTGAAGTTAAGATTGCTATTCAATCTCCTCCCAAACGTAAGAATAAATAA
- the ciaR gene encoding two-component system response regulator CiaR: MIKILLVEDDLGLSNSVFDFLDDFADVMQVFDGEEGLYEAESGVYDLILLDLMLPEKNGFQVLKELREKGITTPVLIMTAKESLDDKGHGFELGADDYLTKPFYLEELKMRIQALLKRSGKFNENTLTYGDIVVNLSTNEVKVEDTPVELLGKEFELLVYFLQNQNVILPKTQIFDRLWGFDSDTTISVVEVYVSKVRKKLKGTAFAENLQTLRSVGYILKDVQ; this comes from the coding sequence ATGATAAAAATCTTATTAGTAGAAGATGACCTAGGTCTGTCAAACTCAGTATTTGACTTTTTAGATGATTTTGCAGATGTCATGCAGGTCTTTGATGGAGAAGAAGGTCTCTACGAAGCTGAAAGTGGCGTCTATGACTTGATTCTGCTTGACCTCATGTTACCTGAAAAAAATGGCTTCCAAGTCTTGAAAGAATTACGTGAAAAAGGAATTACAACCCCTGTCCTTATCATGACCGCTAAGGAAAGTTTGGATGACAAGGGTCATGGATTTGAATTGGGTGCGGATGACTACCTCACCAAACCTTTCTATCTAGAAGAACTCAAAATGCGGATCCAAGCCCTTCTCAAACGTTCAGGTAAGTTTAACGAAAACACCTTGACCTATGGGGATATTGTCGTCAACCTTTCAACGAATGAGGTTAAGGTGGAAGACACGCCTGTGGAACTACTCGGAAAAGAGTTTGAGTTATTGGTTTATTTCCTTCAAAATCAAAATGTTATTCTTCCTAAGACGCAAATTTTTGACCGTCTATGGGGATTTGATAGCGATACGACGATTTCCGTTGTAGAAGTCTATGTTTCAAAAGTTCGTAAGAAATTGAAGGGGACAGCCTTTGCTGAAAATCTTCAAACCTTGCGTAGTGTCGGGTATATATTAAAAGATGTTCAATAA